TTTGGCTTTGGCCAGTAACACATAATCCGAACCAAACACGTCGATAAGCTCCGTTCTCATAAAACGGGCGGCTGTGGCGAGTGGGAACATAGCGAGTGCCAGAGCTGGTAGTATCGTGTATTCAAATGTACCCCAACCAGCAACGGGTAGCCATTCCAATTTTGCACCAATCCAATACTGCAAGAGTGCTGCGAATACGAATGAAGGAATAGATTTCCCTAATATCGCTATAAAGGTACTCGTATAATCGGGCCATTTATTCTGATACATTGCGGCTATAACACCAAGAATAATACCAAATAATAGTCCAAAAACAATAGCTTCTAATGCAATCGTTATCGAAGGCCCTATCAGATTTCCTAGAATTTCAGATACCGGTCTATTGTCCAACTGGAAAGATACCCCTAAATCACCGTGTAACAAATCCCCCATGTAGCGAAGATATTGTACTGGCACTGGATCATTTAATCCATATTGATCATTCATAATCTGAATTTGCTCTGGTGACATTTTTGCTTCATTACGATACGGTGAACCCGGTAGATATTGCATTAAAATGAATGTCACTGTCGCGATAATGAACATCGTAATTACCATATACATTAGCCTTTTTAATCCATATTTAATCATCTCTACACCCCCCGATACAATTTATTTTATAGAATATTTTCTTATTTTATCATAAGCCTGCAACCATAGCGAGCTTTGTTTTCTAATTAACTGTTTTTTTCTAGCTTTTCATAATGGCTCGATTTATAAAGAGATTCCAGCGATGCTTATTTCATTAAGTTTAGAACAAATCCCTTTCGTAACAAACACATCAAGCTGTCTAAAAATTCATTTCGAGTATTCTGCAACTCAAGCATAATAAACTGATTTTTTCATTGTTTATCATTCGGATATGTAACTAATCCTTATTCATCATCAAAAGAGAGAGTATATAGAATATACTCTCTCAATCAAAGTCAAGCATTTCTTAAATCATATGCGTTAAACTTATTTTCCAGAGATATACGTGTTTTTGAACGTATAATCAGGACCAAACGCATTTTTTTGTAGATCTTTCACGTATGGTTGTTCCAAGAATGCTTTCGCACGTTGGTAAAGTGGTTGAATCGCTTGATCTTTTGTGATTAGAATTGGTTCTGCTTTAAGCATTTCGTCCCAACGAGCTTGTGAATCACCAGCAAGAGCACCTGACGCTTGATCCATGATCTTGTCATAATCTGCGTTAGAATAGCTCATTCTGTTTTGTGTATTGCCTGTTGTGAATAAGTTCAAGAAGGTAGATGGATCTTGATAATCTGGTCCCCAAGCACTCATAGAGAAATCATAATCTTGTTTTTGGTCATTTGCTAAACGGATTTTAAATGGTACGTTTTTAAGCGTTACTTTCAAGCCAGATAGGTTTTTCTCCCATTGGTTTTGTAAGAATTCACTTGATTTTTTCGCATTTTCTGTATCATCACTTGTAAATTCAAGGTTTAATGAAGTAACGCCTAGTTCTTTCAAACCTTGTGTCCAAGCTTTTTTCGCTGCATCTAAATCATAAGTTCCAACATCGCCAACTTCATCGCGGTAGTCTTTGTTATCTTTAGGATCGAAAGTGAATTTCTTAGGAACTAAACCGTTTGCTGGGATAGAACCGTTTTGTAGAACAGTATCTACATAGCTTTGTTTGTCCATAGAAAGCGCTAGGGCTGTACGGATGTTTTTGTTCGCAAGTGGTGTTTTCTTACCATTACGTTCTTGGTTAAATTTAATGTAGAATACAGATGACTCTTCTTCTACTTTATAGTCGTCTTTACCTTTGTTTTGTGCTGCATATTCAGCTGATAATAGAGCTTTGTCTAATTTACCAGTATTATATAAGTTTACGCTAGTTCCTGGATCTTGAACTACTTGTACGTTAATCTTCTTCAGTTTAACAGCTTTTTTATCCCAATATTTATCATTCGGTACGAACGCCCAAGTTTTACCTGTTCCGTTCCAATCAGTTAATTTGAATGGTCCGTTGTAAAGGATGCTATCGCTATCTAAAGCGTATTTATCGCCTTTACTTTCAACAAACTTTTGGTTAAGTGGGAAGAATGTTGGGAATGCTAGTAATGAATCGAAGTAAGCCGTTGGTTGAACCAATGTTACTTCTAATGTATTATCGTCTACTGCTTTGATTCCTAATTCAGAAGGTTTTTTCTCACCTTTGATGATTTCAGAAGCATTTTGAACTAATCCATCAAATAAGTAAGAATAAGTTGCTGCTGTTGTTGGATCTACGGCACGTTGCCATGAGTATACATAATCTTGCGCTGTTACAGGATCTCCATTAGACCATTTTGCATCATCGCGAAGTTTGAATGTATAAACTTTTTTGTCGTCACTAACTGTTGCTTTCTCAGTAGCGCCTGCAGGTTGAGCTACACCATCTTTATCAAGTGCATACAGACCTTCATTTGTTTGGTTAATTACGTTTAATCCAACTGCATCATCTGCTTTGGTACTATCCGCTGATGGGATAAGTGCTGATTCCATCAAGTTCAATACTTGCTCCGAATCTTTTGAGCCTCCACTAGATTTGGAATCACTTCCGCCTCCACATGCTGCTAGTACCACGCTTAGTACTAATGTTAATCCTAAAACTAAAAACAATTTAGATTTTTTCATTAGTAAACCTCCCTTTTTTATTTTTCAGAAAAATCATTCCGCTTACTATTATACTCTAAAAATTTGAGCTTTGTAAATTATTTTTTCGAAATATACGAAAACAAGGATGAAAGTTATAAGTTATTGCAAAATTTCCGCAAACTGACACAATTAGCCTATCCCAATGCCAAATGAACATTGTTCTGGTAATCTATCACTTTGTGTGAATCTAGCAATTATCTTTTCCCTTTTATTAAGTTTTCTGAATAAATAAATCGATTAAAATAATATGATCCAATGCTCCACTGTTTCAAACACGTTATGTACTCGAAAACAATTTTATTTTTGAATGTATAATATTTAGTCGAAATACAATCCACTAACTTTTAGTAGGATTATATTTATTTATATACTTTTTTTCGTCATCTGTCTACATAAATACACTAAAAAATAAAAAAACTTTAACAAAAAATTTACAAAGTGTTTATATAAGCCATTTCCAAGCTATCTCTCAATGACAGAAAATTTAACTAGTTTTGTTAGATATTCGCGCTGATGAGGGTTTCATTTCCATTTATTCTTTATAGAAGGAAGGCGAAGTACCTCTCCCTAATAATAGGAGAAATACTTCGCCTTTAAGCCCTTGTTTATTTAATCTCAATCCACTGATAAGAATACGGTGCGCCGAATAGATGCGAAACGAAACCTGTCATTTTTGGATTTTGTAGTGCTGCTACGCCATTTTGATAAAGTGGTGCTACGCCCGTATCTTGTTCGATGAGAATTTTCTCTGCTTGTAGAAGTGCTTTCCAACGTTCTTCTGGTTTTGTTGCTAGTGTTGTTGCTGCTTCTTTTAGCAATTTGTCGTATTCTGGGTTCGAATAGCTTGAACGGTTATAGCTACTTGTTGTTTCGAATACGCCAAGGAATGTGGATGGATCTTGATAATCCGGGCCCCAACGTGCTAGTTGTAGTTCGTAATCTTGTGTTTCATCCAATTTCAAACGTGATTTGTATGGCACTGTTTTGATGTTTATTTTTAGGCCATCTAGACTTGTTTGAAGTTCGTTTTGGATGTATTCGGACATTTTTTTACTGAATTCTTGGTCGTCGCTAAGGAACTCAAGTGTAATACTGTCTTGTCCTAGTTCTTGTTTTGCTTTCTTCCAGTATTCTTGTGCTTTAGCTTTATCATACGTTAATAGATCGCCGTTTTCTTTGCGGAAATCTTCTTTTGTTTCAGGATTAAAGGTGAACTTCGATGGTACGAGCCCGTCAATTGGTTCAGAACCGTTGGCAAGGACAGTATCCACCATCGTTTCTTTGTCTATCACAGTTGCGATAGCTTTACGTGCATTTTCATTGGCAAAAATGGTCGCTTTACCATCTAGCTTCTGATTAAATTTGAGGAAATAAACGAAAGCATCTAGATTGGACGTGAAATCTTTATCGCTTTGTTTTTGTTTCGCGTAATCACCGGAAAGTGTCGCGCGGTCAAGTTTGCCTGTTGTATATAAGTTTACAGCGCTTCCTGGATCTTTGATTACTTGCAGATTGATTTTATCTAACTTAATATCGCCTTTGTTCCAATACTTATTGTTCTTTTCATACGACCATGATTTGCTGGTGTTGTTCCAGTCTTTCATCGTGAACGCACCGTTATAAATCATATGCTCGCTATCTTTGGCGTAGTCTTTACCTTGTTTCTCAACATATTCTTCATTTTGTGGATAGAATGTTGGGAATGTTAGTAGCGAATGGAAATATGGAACTGGTTGTTCTAGCGTTACTTCGAGTGTGTTATCATCAATTGCTTTTACGCCAAGTTCTTCTGGCTTCATTTCACCGTTTGTAATTTTTGTTGCATTTTTAACTACACCACTGAAAATAACGGCGTATTCTGCAGCTGTTTTCGGATCTACTATTTTTCTCCAAGAATATACGAAATCTTTCGCGGTAACGGATGTGCCGTTTGACCATTTAGCATCATCACGTAATTTGATCGTGTAAACCGTTTGGTCATCATTAATTTCGGGATCTGCTTTCGCTACACCTGGTTGTACTTGATCATCTTTATCCAAATAATACAAGCCTTCGAACACCGTGTTTTGAGCCGTAAAACTAACACCGTCTGTTCCTTTTTTAGAATCCATCGATGGAATTTCAGCTGATTCCATTAGATTTACCGTTTTCTTGCCTGATGTGCTGACTTCATCTTTGCTTGTATCTCCGCCTCCACATGCCACAAGTACTGCGGTCATGATAGTGAGCATCAATAGCAAGCCCCAATTTTTCTTCAACTTCATAAATAACCCTCTCCCTTTTTCAAGTGTAGAATTACTATATACTATTTTTTCAGAAAAATAAAGCAGTTTTTATAAATTCGATTAATTTAATTTTATTATATAAATGCAAATACCTTGCGCGCGTTAGTCTTTTGCTGTGTTAAAGTTTTTTGAATTTATTTCGCTATTATGCTGGATTGAATAGTTTTTTTACTTTATTTATGATAAAGTGGAGAGAGAATTTTTGATTGGAAGGTGACATTTTTGCTCAAGCGTGTAACAATTTTTGCAGTCATTCAAGAGATTTTAATATTTTTTATTATGCTTACTTTTTATTGGCAAGTTTCACTGCTTTACTACATCAACGTTTCCTTTATCGTAGCTGCGATTGTATTTCTCGTCGGTTTGATACTGTATATTATGCAATCTGGTTTCTTTGACTTGATCCATACTGGGATGCGAAAAGTGACTCGGAGAATGCGTCGGGAAGAGGAAAATGAGTTTGCTGATGTGCCTTTGTCGAAATTGGTGAATGTTGGTTATCTTAGTTTGTTGTATAGCTCGCTTGTCGTGCTTGCTACGAGCTTTATTGCCCTCGGTTTTTACTATAGTTAAAGCATTGACGGCTAGTCTATTTCTTGCTATTATGAGGGTATATATTTAAATGTGTTAGCAAAGAGATTAGTAGATTTAGGCTCGTTTACTTTAGAGAATCTGTGGTTGGTGAAAACAGATAGCGACCTTTTTGGAATGGACTCTTTGGCATCATTTGTGAACATTGGAGTAGCAAATGACGGGTTAAACCGTTATCTTTAGAGATGATTTTTCATTTCGCTAAGTGATTTCTTTAAATAGAGATACTTAGGGTGGTACCGCGGATATAACGTTCGTCCCTATTTTTATAATTGGGATGGGCGTTTTTTTATTGATTATGAGGAGGAAATAATGATGAAACAGACTATTTTTTCAGGGATTCAGCCGAGTGGGGATTTAACTTTAGGAAACTATATTGGTGCTTTGAAGCAGTTTGGCCAATTTCAAGAGGAATATGAGTGTTTTTATTGTATCGTGGATGAGCATGCGATCACTGTACCGCAGGACCGCCTGGAGTTACGCCAACGAATTCGCAATTTAGCAGCGCTTTATTTGGCTGTTGGACTCGATCCAGAGAAGTCGACGTTATTTATTCAATCAGAGGTTCCAGCGCACGCGCAGGCGGCTTGGATTTTACAGTGTAACGTGTATATTGGTGAGCTTGAGCGAATGACGCAGTTTAAGGATAAATCGACTGGTAAGGCTGGTGTAAGCGCTGGGTTGTTGACGTACCCTCCATTGATGGCAGCGGATATTTTGTTGTATCAAACGGACTTGGTTCCTGTTGGCGATGATCAGAAGCAACATATTGAGCTGACGCGTGATTTAGCGGAGCGATTTAATAAGAAAAATGCGGATACGGATGTTTTTGTTGTTCCTGATATTTATATTGCGAAACAAGGCGCACGTGTGATGTCGCTTCAAGACCCGACGCGTAAAATGAGTAAGTCGGACGATAACAAGAAGAACGCGATTTTCTTGCTTGATCCGCCGAATGTGATTACGAAAAAAATTAAGAGCGCGATGACGGATTCTTCTGGGATCGTTCAATTTGATAAAGAGAATAAGCCTGGCGTGTCAAACCTGCTTACGATTTATTCTGCGATTACTGGTGAGTCCATCAAAGAACTTGAGGCAAAATATGAAGGCAAGGGATATGGTGATTTTAAATCGGATCTTGCTGAGGTTGTCGTGAATGAACTAGCGCCGATTCAAGAGCGTTATGAGCATTTTTTGAAGTCTCCTGAACTAGATGATATTTTAGATAAAGGCGCAGAAAAAGCAGCCCGTGTTGCTAATAAAACGCTGAAGAAAATGGAGAATACGATCGGTTTGGGTCGTAAAAGAAGATAATACGCAGAAAAATCCCGTCACGACTTTGAGCTGTGACGGGATTTTGATTTTTAGATGATGTTTAGTTCTACTTCGATGTTGCCACGCGTTGCTTTCGAGTATGGACAAACTTGATGTGCGGTTTCTACTAATTTTTGCGCCGTTTCTTTGTCTACGCCTTCGATATGAACGTCTAGCACTACACCGATTTTGAAACCATTGTCTTCTGGATCGCTGTATAAAGATACTGTTCCTTCGACTGTGCTTGGTGCTTCTATTTTTTGTTTGGACATGACAAGTTCTAATGCACTGTTAAAACACGCTGAGTAGCCGGCTGCGAATAATTGTTCTGGATTTGAGCCTGAACCGCCCTCTCCGCCTAATTCTTTTGGTGATACGATATCTTGGAAGAAAATATTATCTGGAGAATGTACTTCCCCTTTACGTCCGCCGGTATTGATTACTGTTGTTTCATATAATTTTTTCATTTTTTATTCCTCCATTATTTTCTTGTATTTTGGTCGTCAATTCCTGTACTCCCTGAAGCATCTGTAAGTAATCTTCTTGCGTGAAGGCGAGCTTGGCAATACAGTCATCCACACTCTCTAAAACGGCTTGCTTCATGTCTTTTGCTTTCTCGGTAAGTTCGATGTAAACTTTTCGTTCATCGTCTTTACTACGTGATCGTTTGACCCATTCCATGTTTTCCATTCGTTTCAACATCGGCGTTAAGGTTCCGCTGTCGAGCGCGAGATGGCTTCCTAGTTCTTTAACTAACTGTTTTGGCTCTTCCCAAAGCGCTAAGAGAACTAGATATTGTGGATAAGTAAGTTGAAAAGGTTCCAATGCCTGTCGGTAAAATTTTGTAAATTCGCGTGAGGCAGTATAAATAGAAAAGCATAGTTGTTCTTCTAGGATTCGTTTTTGGCTGGCCATGATTCTTCCTCCTATTTAATTTGTGCGCAATTTAATTGTAAGCTATTCATTATGAAAAAGCTATTTTTTTGCTCAAAAAAAGGAGATATCTCAAAATCAGATATCTCCTTTTGTCGTATTATTGATATTTCTTGAAAACAAGTGTTGCGTTATGTCCACCAAAACCAAAGGAATTGGACATTGCCACATCCACATTCATTTCGCGGGCTACGTTTGGAACGTAGTCTAAATCGCAAACTGGATCTGGATTATTTAAATGAATCGTTGGAGGCACTACACTGTCGCGGATTGCGAGTACACTGAAGATCGCTTCAATACCGCCAGATGCGCCTAGTGTATGACCTGTCATTGATTTTGTAGAGCTAATCGCTAGTTTTTTAGCATGCTCGCCAAAAACTGTTTTGATTGCTTGTGTTTCGTAATCATCGTTGTATGGCGTGCTTGTACCGTGGGCATTGATATAATCTACGCCATCGATTCCAATTTGAGCGTCATTTAGCGCCATTTGCATCGAACGAGCGGCACCTTCTCCGCCTGGAGCTGGAGCAGTAATATGGTAGGCGTCACCAGTCGCGCCGTAACCAACCACTTCGGCATAAATTTTAGCACCGCGGGCTTTGGCATGTTCTAGCTCTTCTAAAATAAAGATCCCAGCGCCTTCGCCGATGATAAAACCGTCGCGATCCACGTCGAATGGACGGCAAGCTGTTTCTGGATCTGGATTCAGTGACAAGGCTTTATTGGCAACGAAGCCTGCAACGGACATTTTCGTGATTGGCGCCTCAGCACCACCGGTAATCATCACGTCAGCATCGCCGCGTTGGATGACTTTAAAAGCATCACCAATCGAGTTCGTAGCTGTAGCACAAGCCGTTACTGTCGCTGAATTGATTCCTTTTGCGCCGTGACGAATCGACACTTGACCACTCGCCATATCGGGAATCATCATTGGCACGAAAAATGGGCTAACGCGGCGGTGACCACGATTTAAAAAGACCTCATATTGCGTTTCAAACGTTTCCATACCACCGATTCCTGAACCAATCCAAACACCAACGCGCTCGGCATTCGAATCATCAATTGTCAAACCAGCATCGGCAACCGCCATATCCGAACTTGCAATCGCATAATGCGTGAAGCGGTCCATTTTGCGAGCATCTTTTTTCTCAATATACTTCTCAATATCAAAATCCTTCAGTTCCGCAGCTATTTTAACTGGGAAATCATCGCGATTAAGTCGTGTAAGTTCAGCAACACCATTCACACCTTTTTTGGCATTTTCCCAAGCTGTTTTGGCGTCATTACCTATTGGAGTAACAGCACCAACACCCGTTACTACGACACGTTTGTTCTCCATCATTTCATCTCCTCTTCTACCATTATCACATACAAAATAACTTCCACTAATATTAGCAGTAGTTGGTCCTACGAAAAATTACTATTACCACATAACAAAAATATAAAAAGACACCCTCATTATATCATAAATGAAAGTCAATTTCTTAAAAAGTTAGCATTTGCGCGTAAACAAACTACTAAACTTACAACAAAATTAAGAGCTACCGAGAATTTGGAATTAAATTGGTATCTGGGTAGCCTACTTATTCTGATTTAAACAAATTGAGCGAAAGCGTTTGTATTCTGCAAGTTTGGTGGAAGCCGGAAGCGGAGTGTACGACTTGTACATGAGAACCGGAAGTCCACCAAACTTGCAGAATGCGAGCGTTTGTCGCCAATTTATCCAAGGTAGACATAAATTCTATTTATTTACCCCACTTTAGGATTAGAGCACCCCATGTAAGGCCACCACCAAAACCTACTAGTAAAATATTGTCATCCTCTTTAATGCGATTTTCTTCAACAGCGTCAACTAGCGCTAAGACAATAGAAGATGCCGATGTATTTCCGTATTTATGAACGGTTTTCATTAATTTTTCTTCCGGTAAGCCTAGGCGTTCACGAGACGATTCCATGATACGAATGTTCGCTTGATGCGGAATTAATAAATCTAATTCTTCTTTTTCTAGACCTGCACTCTCAAGCACGCGTAACGATGCTTCACCCATTTGACGCACGGCAAAACGGAAAACTTCGCGGCCATTCATGTATAGTTTACGTTTTTCGTTTAAGTTTAAATATTTACCGCCTGATCCGTCTGAACCTAGATCAAAAGATAACAAACCGCGGCCATCAGAAACTGGCCCCATAACAACTGCTCCAGCGCCATCGCCGAAAAGGACCGCTGTGCTGCGATCATCCCAATCTGTAATTTTTGATAGTTTATCTGCACCAACAATGACGATATTTTTGTATGCGCCTGTTTGGATGAATTGTGCGGCTGTTACCGTTCCGAATGTGAAACCGGCACATGCTGCTCCTAGATCCATTGCTGCTGCATTGTTTGCGCCTAAACGGTCTTGAATAATGTTACCCACGGATGGGAAATTGGATTCTTGTGTTACTGTTGCCACGATAATTAGATCGATGTCCGCTGGTGTTAATCCTGCGTTTTCGATCGCTGCTTTTGCTGCTTCGTAAGCCATATCGTGTACATATTCATCTTCACGCGCGATGTGGCGTTCTTCGATTCCTGTTCTCGAGCGAATCCACTCGTCGGATGTATCCATCATTTTTTCTAAATCTGCATTTGTTAATACGCGTTCTGGTACATATTTTCCAACACCTAAAATACCTGCATTCATTTTTGTATTCCTCCAAGAAAAATTAGTGGTGAAGCGCCTTAACTCGCTTCGGGGTCGTACATATAAAAAAAGGATAATTGCTGTTTTTGCGAATGAGTAGGTGGTAATTTGGGGTTTTCTGGCCTCGCGTATTTTGTTTGGTGAATTGGCGAGGCTTTTGGTTTGTAGCTTTCCCAATCCAGCCTTACACGCCATCCCCTCGGAAATAGTGACAAACACGGCAAAAGTCTAAGTGATGGCTTGCACCATGTTTGTCACTATTTCTGTCAGGGATGAGCCAGCATGTTCAGCTTTTTTTATTACCTGGTCCTAATTTTAACAGACAATCACTTATTTAACAATAGAAATTATCAAATT
The sequence above is drawn from the Listeria weihenstephanensis genome and encodes:
- the opp3b gene encoding oligopeptide ABC transporter permease, with translation MIKYGLKRLMYMVITMFIIATVTFILMQYLPGSPYRNEAKMSPEQIQIMNDQYGLNDPVPVQYLRYMGDLLHGDLGVSFQLDNRPVSEILGNLIGPSITIALEAIVFGLLFGIILGVIAAMYQNKWPDYTSTFIAILGKSIPSFVFAALLQYWIGAKLEWLPVAGWGTFEYTILPALALAMFPLATAARFMRTELIDVFGSDYVLLAKAKGNNRVEVAWKHAIRNALIPLITVIGPLSVALMTGSLVIENIFGIPGIGSQFVSAIQTNDYPVIMGTTLLFAAMLVFVILVVDILYGLIDPRIRVSGGK
- a CDS encoding peptide ABC transporter substrate-binding protein — its product is MKKSKLFLVLGLTLVLSVVLAACGGGSDSKSSGGSKDSEQVLNLMESALIPSADSTKADDAVGLNVINQTNEGLYALDKDGVAQPAGATEKATVSDDKKVYTFKLRDDAKWSNGDPVTAQDYVYSWQRAVDPTTAATYSYLFDGLVQNASEIIKGEKKPSELGIKAVDDNTLEVTLVQPTAYFDSLLAFPTFFPLNQKFVESKGDKYALDSDSILYNGPFKLTDWNGTGKTWAFVPNDKYWDKKAVKLKKINVQVVQDPGTSVNLYNTGKLDKALLSAEYAAQNKGKDDYKVEEESSVFYIKFNQERNGKKTPLANKNIRTALALSMDKQSYVDTVLQNGSIPANGLVPKKFTFDPKDNKDYRDEVGDVGTYDLDAAKKAWTQGLKELGVTSLNLEFTSDDTENAKKSSEFLQNQWEKNLSGLKVTLKNVPFKIRLANDQKQDYDFSMSAWGPDYQDPSTFLNLFTTGNTQNRMSYSNADYDKIMDQASGALAGDSQARWDEMLKAEPILITKDQAIQPLYQRAKAFLEQPYVKDLQKNAFGPDYTFKNTYISGK
- a CDS encoding peptide ABC transporter substrate-binding protein, with translation MKLKKNWGLLLMLTIMTAVLVACGGGDTSKDEVSTSGKKTVNLMESAEIPSMDSKKGTDGVSFTAQNTVFEGLYYLDKDDQVQPGVAKADPEINDDQTVYTIKLRDDAKWSNGTSVTAKDFVYSWRKIVDPKTAAEYAVIFSGVVKNATKITNGEMKPEELGVKAIDDNTLEVTLEQPVPYFHSLLTFPTFYPQNEEYVEKQGKDYAKDSEHMIYNGAFTMKDWNNTSKSWSYEKNNKYWNKGDIKLDKINLQVIKDPGSAVNLYTTGKLDRATLSGDYAKQKQSDKDFTSNLDAFVYFLKFNQKLDGKATIFANENARKAIATVIDKETMVDTVLANGSEPIDGLVPSKFTFNPETKEDFRKENGDLLTYDKAKAQEYWKKAKQELGQDSITLEFLSDDQEFSKKMSEYIQNELQTSLDGLKINIKTVPYKSRLKLDETQDYELQLARWGPDYQDPSTFLGVFETTSSYNRSSYSNPEYDKLLKEAATTLATKPEERWKALLQAEKILIEQDTGVAPLYQNGVAALQNPKMTGFVSHLFGAPYSYQWIEIK
- a CDS encoding DUF3899 domain-containing protein; its protein translation is MTFLLKRVTIFAVIQEILIFFIMLTFYWQVSLLYYINVSFIVAAIVFLVGLILYIMQSGFFDLIHTGMRKVTRRMRREEENEFADVPLSKLVNVGYLSLLYSSLVVLATSFIALGFYYS
- the trpS gene encoding tryptophan--tRNA ligase yields the protein MKQTIFSGIQPSGDLTLGNYIGALKQFGQFQEEYECFYCIVDEHAITVPQDRLELRQRIRNLAALYLAVGLDPEKSTLFIQSEVPAHAQAAWILQCNVYIGELERMTQFKDKSTGKAGVSAGLLTYPPLMAADILLYQTDLVPVGDDQKQHIELTRDLAERFNKKNADTDVFVVPDIYIAKQGARVMSLQDPTRKMSKSDDNKKNAIFLLDPPNVITKKIKSAMTDSSGIVQFDKENKPGVSNLLTIYSAITGESIKELEAKYEGKGYGDFKSDLAEVVVNELAPIQERYEHFLKSPELDDILDKGAEKAARVANKTLKKMENTIGLGRKRR
- a CDS encoding organic hydroperoxide resistance protein — its product is MKKLYETTVINTGGRKGEVHSPDNIFFQDIVSPKELGGEGGSGSNPEQLFAAGYSACFNSALELVMSKQKIEAPSTVEGTVSLYSDPEDNGFKIGVVLDVHIEGVDKETAQKLVETAHQVCPYSKATRGNIEVELNII
- a CDS encoding MarR family winged helix-turn-helix transcriptional regulator, which produces MMASQKRILEEQLCFSIYTASREFTKFYRQALEPFQLTYPQYLVLLALWEEPKQLVKELGSHLALDSGTLTPMLKRMENMEWVKRSRSKDDERKVYIELTEKAKDMKQAVLESVDDCIAKLAFTQEDYLQMLQGVQELTTKIQENNGGIKNEKII
- the fabF gene encoding beta-ketoacyl-ACP synthase II — its product is MENKRVVVTGVGAVTPIGNDAKTAWENAKKGVNGVAELTRLNRDDFPVKIAAELKDFDIEKYIEKKDARKMDRFTHYAIASSDMAVADAGLTIDDSNAERVGVWIGSGIGGMETFETQYEVFLNRGHRRVSPFFVPMMIPDMASGQVSIRHGAKGINSATVTACATATNSIGDAFKVIQRGDADVMITGGAEAPITKMSVAGFVANKALSLNPDPETACRPFDVDRDGFIIGEGAGIFILEELEHAKARGAKIYAEVVGYGATGDAYHITAPAPGGEGAARSMQMALNDAQIGIDGVDYINAHGTSTPYNDDYETQAIKTVFGEHAKKLAISSTKSMTGHTLGASGGIEAIFSVLAIRDSVVPPTIHLNNPDPVCDLDYVPNVAREMNVDVAMSNSFGFGGHNATLVFKKYQ
- a CDS encoding beta-ketoacyl-ACP synthase III; this translates as MNAGILGVGKYVPERVLTNADLEKMMDTSDEWIRSRTGIEERHIAREDEYVHDMAYEAAKAAIENAGLTPADIDLIIVATVTQESNFPSVGNIIQDRLGANNAAAMDLGAACAGFTFGTVTAAQFIQTGAYKNIVIVGADKLSKITDWDDRSTAVLFGDGAGAVVMGPVSDGRGLLSFDLGSDGSGGKYLNLNEKRKLYMNGREVFRFAVRQMGEASLRVLESAGLEKEELDLLIPHQANIRIMESSRERLGLPEEKLMKTVHKYGNTSASSIVLALVDAVEENRIKEDDNILLVGFGGGLTWGALILKWGK